A window from Centropristis striata isolate RG_2023a ecotype Rhode Island chromosome 4, C.striata_1.0, whole genome shotgun sequence encodes these proteins:
- the LOC131970405 gene encoding lysophosphatidic acid receptor 6-like yields the protein MNNTMEAGFEPKLGYALFHGSIMTLGLPLNAVSLWILLRHHSLKTPSAVFMVNLAISDLLLVISLPMRVYFYATGTWPLSDGACTLITMLLRDNIRSSSIFITFISVDRLLAVVYPLRSRHLRTACNALKAVGLAWLFVLVINIPERVIFSRFLESYNKSTCFEFPQQEPQMSAMVYPQQVLVLTMLAVNIVCTTLVSWTLHTHLSDSARVNNKINVMLIFVMNLVMFTICFLPVSLSLLINRNASEPLVCLATVNCCLDPLLYYFSLDAFWKKKEDADLPRE from the coding sequence ATGAACAACACCATGGAAGCTGGATTTGAGCCCAAGCTGGGTTATGCTCTGTTCCATGGCTCTATTATGACGCTGGGTCTGCCTCTCAATGCTGTCTCACTGTGGATTCTGCTGAGACACCACAGCCTCAAAACCCCCAGCGCTGTCTTCATGGTCAACCTGGCCATCTCTGACCTGCTGCTGGTCATCTCCTTGCCCATGAGGGTCTACTTTTACGCCACGGGCACCTGGCCTCTGAGTGATGGGGCATGTACTTTGATCACAATGCTCTTACGTGACAACATCCGCTCCAGCTCCATCTTCATCACCTTCATCAGCGTGGACCGGCTGCTGGCTGTGGTTTATCCTCTGAGGTCACGCCATCTTCGGACCGCTTGCAACGCTCTGAAAGCTGTTGGGCTCGCTTGGCTGTTTGTGTTGGTGATCAACATCCCAGAGAGGGTAATATTTTCAAGATTTTTAGAGAGCTACAATAAATCCACCTGTTTTGAATTTCCTCAACAGGAGCCACAAATGTCAGCAATGGTCTATCCTCAGCAGGTGTTAGTGCTCACCATGCTGGCAGTCAACATTGTGTGCACCACTTTGGTGTCTTGGACCCTTCACACACATCTCAGTGACTCAGCAAGGGTCAACAACAAGATCAATGTCATGCTGATTTTTGTCATGAACCTGGTAATGTTTACCATATGTTTCCTGCCTGTGTCTCTTAGTTTATTGATTAATAGGAATGCATCTGAACCTTTAGTATGTCTCGCTACCGTGAACTGCTGCTTGGATCCACTGTTGTATTACTTTTCTCTGGATGCCTTCTGGAAGAAGAAAGAGGATGCAGATCTTCCAAGAGAATAG